TAACAATAAACCTAAAAAAGAATGGGTTTAAAACAAAGGTTTGCAGCGACTGCGAAGGCCTATTCAACTTATTAAAGAATAAAATACCGGATCTTTTGCTTCTTGACTTAATGCTCCCTGGCATGAATGGTTACGAGATATTCAACATGCTCAAAAAGACACCACAATATGCCGGTATTCCTATAATAATGCTCACTGCCAAAGCCGAAGAAGCAGATCAGATACTGGGCCTTAAACTCGGAGCAGATGATTACATAACAAAGCCTTTTTCACCAAAGGCGCTGATCACCAGAATAAAGGACCTGTTTAGAAGATTAGAGGAAAAAGATTCAGGAAAGAAGTGATCTATGGCAAAAGATAAATTATATTTAAAGGAGAGGACAGTGATTAAAGTCGACCTGCATGTACATTCAAAATATTCTGAGCATCCTTCGGAATGGTTCCTTCAGCGGATCGGTGCAAGCGAATCATATACTGACCCTGAATTCATATACCGGGCTGCAAAAGAAAACGGTATGAGCTTTGTTACCATAACAGACCACAACAAGATAGAAGGCGTAATGCGCTTAAAGGAAAGACACCCTGAGGACGTGTTTACAGGCCTTGAAACAACCGCGTATTTTCCTGAGAACGGGTGTAAAGTTCACATACTTATTTATGGGCTTGGTTACACCGAATACGATGAAATACAAAAAATAAGAAAGGATATTTACCAATTAAGGGACTATATAAAGGAAAAAAATCTGGCTTATTCCGTGGCTCATGCTATGTATTCGGTTAATGACAGGCTGTCTATAGAGCACCTTGAAAAGCTTATACTGCTTTTTGATAACTTCGAGGGGATAAACGGCGCTAGGAATAAATTGAATAATAACATATGGATCAAAACCCTTGAAAGCCTTAATCCGGAAAAGATAGGAGACCTGTTTAAGAAGCACGGGTTAGAGCCTTTTGGTAATATGCCCTGGATAAAAGGTTTAAGCGGGGGTTCCGATGACCACGGCGGCATATTTATTGGAAAAACCTATACGATGGCTGAGGCAAATAATTTGCAGGAATTTCTTGATAAGATAAAGTCAAATAAGATATCTGCGGACGGAAGGCATAACGACTTCAAATCACTGGCCTTTGCGTTATATAAGATAGCTTATGACTTTTCCAAGTCAAAAAGCAATAACTTTTCAAAATCTTTCATCAGCAAGCTCAGTTCTTTGTTTTTTGAAAATAACGCATTAAGTTTTAAAGACAGGTTAAAGATAAAAAAAATGAAGTATTCCTATAAAAAAGGCGATGATAATGTGAGAGATCTGATCACGGAGCTTATTGAAGAATTCCGTGCCAACAATTCCTTGCCTATAGAAAACAAACTTGACCTTATCTACAGCAAGATCGCTTCAATTGCCGATGAATTCGCAAGAATATTCATTAAATCCATTGAAACAGACCTTCAGAGAGGTGATGTAATAAACCTCATAAAGAACATATCCACTTCTTTGCCCGGGATATTTATTTCTATACCATTTTTCAGCACTTTCAGGCATTTATTCCAGAGCAGGGATCTTTCCGAAGAGCTTAAAACAAGGTTTAATATCAATAAAAATAAGGCAAAAAAAATACTCTGGTTCACTGATGATTCGGATTTTGCCAACACGGGCTTCCTTAAATCTTTGGATGAATCTGCCGCTTTGCATCATAAGAACAGGGATGTAAAATTCGTGTCCTGCAATATTAAAACTGGCAAAGATGTTAAGGTGCGGCAAAATATAGTCAATATCCCCGGCATATATTCTTTAGAACTGCCGTGGAATAAAAAGACGGTGTTCCACATACCGTCAGTTCTAAAATCTTTACAAGAGGTCTATGAATATGACCCTGATGAAATTTATATATCGGGTTCAGGGCCTATATGCTTGTTCGGACTTTTTGCTGCAAAGCTGCTCAATACAAAAGCTGTCGCAGTCTATGATTCAGATTATTCCTGGGATAACAACGACCTGATAGAAGATGACACTATATCAGGAATAATAGATTCTTATTTTAAGTGGTTCTATTCGTGCATGGATACGATAAAAGTATTGAAAAAAGAGCATTTGAATATATTCCAACAATGGAATTTCGAGCCTAACAAAATAGTTTTTGTTAAATCAAATGTAAAGCTATCCTTATACTCAGCAGGTGATTCCAGGATTCTTGAAAAAGATTCATCCATAAATCTGAAAGAACGTTTTGACATGGACATTTTTGTTAAGAATCTCTTTGACGATGAGGTTAATATCGATAAACGAATGTACAACCGGATATTGCACCAAAGGTTCTCGGGGTATTAACAATGACAGTATTATTTGTAACTTCCTTGTCTGTAATAACTATTTCTTTTGCCCTTCTTATTTGTTATCTGCTTTCAACAATCACGCATAGCAGCTACATAAAGAGAACAGATAGGCTGTCAGAGTACCCCAAAGTTGTCATATTAAAACCTGTTATGGGTATAGATGATAACCTGGAGACCAACATCGAAAGTTTTTATTTGAGCGATTATCCGAACTTCGAAATAGTGTTTGGTATAGAAACTGAAGATGACCCCTGTTTTGGGATTCTAAAAAAGGTAAAGGCAAAGTATCCAGGCAGGAAAACAAAGATAATAGAAACAGGCAAAGATAAGGAATTAAACCCAAAGATCGATACCCTATTAAAACTTGTAACCTATTATAATTCAGACTGTGACCTCTACTGGGTTGCTGATTCAAGCACCCGGATAAACAGGGATACGCTGCATCAATTAGTAGAAGAATATGTAAACAATGATTCAAAAATAGTCTTTTCGCCTATCCTGGGGACAGGGTGCAGCTCAGGCGGTAGTATCATGAGAAATTCATATTTAAATACATTTGTCTCAGGAAACATCATTCTTGCCTGGAATTTGTTTAAGGAACCTATTATTGTAGGCAAATCAATGCTTATCGAAAAAAATACATTGAATAAATTAGGCGGTTTTAACAGGTTCAAAGAATACCTGGCTGAAGATTATATGATGGGAGAGATATACCGTAATAACAAAATAAAGATAGCTACTAATTTCTCGTGGGTGAAGGACTATAACTGCACGGGTTCGGTAAAGGATTTTTTTGCAAGAACCCTCAGGTGGGCAAAAATGAGGTTCCATATCAATAAAGTATTTTATTCTCTTGAGATACTTGTAAACCCTTTAGGAATGGCTTTAGTCTTTTCACTAATGACCGGGAAGAACGGTATATTCTTATTACTGTCTTCGATTTTCCTCAAAGTTATTTTAGAATATTTAACCCTCTTCTGGCTGGACAGGGAAGAGCCTAAAAAGATGAAAGTTATTCTTTTATACCCATTTTATGTTGTTTTAAAGGATATTTTACTGCTATTTATTTACTTTATTCCGTTATACGATAAAACAGTCGCCTGGCGCGATAAAATGTTTATAATAGGGTACAAGAGCAGGATAAAACTCAGGCTGCAATGAACTACAACAATGATAAACCATCGAAAAAAGCCTGGGTCATATCGGCTCATATGGGGCTTGGCCATTTACGTGCCGCGTATCCTTTAAAGGATATTGCGGATAACCGTATTTTAATAGATGGGTCAAAAGAAGATAGTGAGCCTCAGGATTACAAAATATGGAACCTGATGAGAGCTGCTTACTATTTCATGTCCAGGGCAAAAGAAATACCTTTAATAGGGGATTATATTTACAAGTTACTGTGCCTTGTACAGGAAATCCCTTCATACTATCCAAAAAGAGACCTGTCCAAACCGATATTTCCTCTTAAGTTTCTTGTTTATTTAATAAAGAACAGAGGATTAAGCAATTCCGTTGTAAAGCTAATCGGTAAAAAAGCTTTTCCTGTTATAAGCACATTTTATTCTTCTGCAATAGCATTAGATATATTGCAATCTAAGAAAAAAGAAAATTTCCTTTTAATATGCGATTCTGATTTTAACAGAATATGGGTTCCTGAAGAGCCTAAGGAAAGTAATGTTAAATACTTTGCGCCATGTACAAGGGTCAAAAGACGGCTCTTGTCTTACGGTGTACCTGAAGGGAACATTTTTCTTACAGGGTTTCCTTTGCCTAAAGAAAATATAGGCAGTGAAGAAGGGCTTGAGATATTAAAGGAAGACCTGTTCAATAGGTTGATAAGGCTTGACCCTGATAATTATTTTTTTAATATTCACGGAAAAACAGTGGAATACTATCTGGGTAAAAAGCAGGAAGATTTTATTGGAGAAAAATACTTTGACCTTACTTTCGCGGTAGGCGGTTCAGGTGTACAGGTAGGTACGGCAAAAAGAATATTGAAAAGCTTCAAAGACAAGATTGTAGCTCAAAAAGTGCGCATAAATCTTTCAGCAGGGATTCGAGAGGATGTTTATCGTTGTTTTATAGATTTCCTATATTCCCTTAATCTAAAAGACTATATGAACAAAAATGTCAGGATAATTTATAGCCCGGACCCGTACGAATACTTTGATATGTTTAATAAAGCTTTAAGGACGACAGATGTGCTATGGACAAAACCAAGCGAACTGGTATTTTATTGTGCCTTAGGCATCCCTATTCTTATGGCCCCGTCTGTAGGGACTCACGAAGCTTTGAACAAAAGATGGCTGCAGGACATACATACGGGTATAAAACCGGCAGGTTCCGTTGACCATTCATCGGAATGGTTGTTTGACCTTAGAAAAAGCGGGATCCTTGCTGAAGCAGCCTGGGACGGTTTTTTGAAAGCAAGAAAACTGGGCACGTATAAGATAGAACATTTAGTTTTTGATGGGACTTGTAATGCAGGTAACTCTCCGTTGCAAAGATAGTAAATGTTAAATGATAATAATTGACACATTATGCAGGGGTCTTCTATGAATAAAATAAGAGTTTTATTTGTATCCGCACATAATAGCTCAAGAAGCCAGATAGCCGAGGCTTTTCTAAACAGGCTTGCCGGAGATGAATTCGAAGCTTTCAGCGCAGGCATTACGCCTCGCGAACTTAGCCCTTTTGCAGTGCAGGTAATGAGGAGAATAGGTTTTGATATTTCGAATAATAAAACAAAAAACGTACTAGATTTTTCTAATTCAAATGCGCATTTCGATTATGTGGTGCTCACCTGCGACAAACAAA
The Candidatus Liberimonas magnetica DNA segment above includes these coding regions:
- a CDS encoding response regulator, whose product is MNKLITVVDDEEDILKLITINLKKNGFKTKVCSDCEGLFNLLKNKIPDLLLLDLMLPGMNGYEIFNMLKKTPQYAGIPIIMLTAKAEEADQILGLKLGADDYITKPFSPKALITRIKDLFRRLEEKDSGKK
- a CDS encoding glycosyl transferase family 1; its protein translation is MAKDKLYLKERTVIKVDLHVHSKYSEHPSEWFLQRIGASESYTDPEFIYRAAKENGMSFVTITDHNKIEGVMRLKERHPEDVFTGLETTAYFPENGCKVHILIYGLGYTEYDEIQKIRKDIYQLRDYIKEKNLAYSVAHAMYSVNDRLSIEHLEKLILLFDNFEGINGARNKLNNNIWIKTLESLNPEKIGDLFKKHGLEPFGNMPWIKGLSGGSDDHGGIFIGKTYTMAEANNLQEFLDKIKSNKISADGRHNDFKSLAFALYKIAYDFSKSKSNNFSKSFISKLSSLFFENNALSFKDRLKIKKMKYSYKKGDDNVRDLITELIEEFRANNSLPIENKLDLIYSKIASIADEFARIFIKSIETDLQRGDVINLIKNISTSLPGIFISIPFFSTFRHLFQSRDLSEELKTRFNINKNKAKKILWFTDDSDFANTGFLKSLDESAALHHKNRDVKFVSCNIKTGKDVKVRQNIVNIPGIYSLELPWNKKTVFHIPSVLKSLQEVYEYDPDEIYISGSGPICLFGLFAAKLLNTKAVAVYDSDYSWDNNDLIEDDTISGIIDSYFKWFYSCMDTIKVLKKEHLNIFQQWNFEPNKIVFVKSNVKLSLYSAGDSRILEKDSSINLKERFDMDIFVKNLFDDEVNIDKRMYNRILHQRFSGY
- a CDS encoding arsenate reductase ArsC, translating into MNKIRVLFVSAHNSSRSQIAEAFLNRLAGDEFEAFSAGITPRELSPFAVQVMRRIGFDISNNKTKNVLDFSNSNAHFDYVVLTCDKQTLQICPVFLNTKETIHWDIIDPEANKRDNLQILESTKKVRDIIKSKVISFLKETTQKKKENFQKTA